One part of the Ziziphus jujuba cultivar Dongzao chromosome 2, ASM3175591v1 genome encodes these proteins:
- the LOC107418882 gene encoding L-lactate dehydrogenase B — MHKSASGSTLGPGGLDLSQAFFKSIHSAAPPSPTKRHTKISVIGAGNVGMAIAQTILTQDLVDELVLIDAKPDKLRGEMLDLQHAAAFLPRTKIHASVDYAITVGSDLCIVTAGARQNPGESRLNLLQRNVALFKNIIPPLARHSPDTILMIVSNPVDVLTYISWKLSGFPSNRVIGAGTNLDSSRFRFLIADHLDVNAQDVQAYIVGEHGDSSVALWSSISIGGVPVLSFLEKQQIAYEKETLENIHKAVIESAYEVIRLKGYTSWAIGYSVANLARSVLRDQRKIHPVSVLAKGFYGIDGGEVFLSLPAQIGRGGVMGVTNIHLTDEEAQRLRDSAKTILEVQSQLGL, encoded by the exons ATGCACAAGAGCGCGTCCGGTTCAACTTTGGGACCAGGAGGTCTTGACCTATCACAGGCCTTCTTCAAGTCCATCCACAGTGCCGCCCCTCCTTCCCCAACCAAACGTCACACCAAGATTTCCGTCATCGGTGCCGGCAATGTCGGCATGGCGATTGCCCAAACCATCCTCACCCAAGACCTCGTCGACGAGCTCGTCCTCATCGACGCTAAGCCCGATAAACTCCGCGGCGAGATGCTGGATCTCCAACATGCCGCTGCCTTCCTCCCCCGTACGAAGATCCACGCTTCGGTGGACTACGCCATCACTGTTGGATCCGATCTCTGCATTGTCACCGCTGGTGCTCGCCAGAACCCCGGCGAGTCCAGGCTCAATTTGCTGCAGAGGAACGTCGCTCTTTTCAAGAATATCATTCCCCCTCTCGCCCGTCACTCTCCGGATACGATTTTGATGATCGTTTCCAATCCCGTCGACGTGTTGACTTATATCTCCTGGAAACTGTCTGGTTTCCCATCGAATCGTGTTATTGGGGCCGGTACGAATCTGGACTCGTCTAGATTTCGGTTCCTTATCGCCGATCATCTTGATGTAAACGCTCAGGATGTCCAa GCATATATTGTTGGGGAGCACGGTGATAGCTCGGTGGCGCTATGGTCGAGCATTAGTATTGGGGGAGTACCGGTGCTGAGCTTTCTGGAGAAGCAGCAAATCGCGTACGAGAAAGAAACGCTAGAGAACATTCACAAAGCGGTTATAGAAAGCGCCTATGAAGTGATCCGTCTGAAAGGCTACACTTCGTGGGCAATTGGGTATTCGGTGGCTAATCTGGCTCGAAGTGTGCTTAGAGACCAGAGGAAGATACATCCTGTCTCGGTCCTCGCAAAGGGGTTCTATGGTATCGATGGTGGGGAAGTTTTCTTGAGCTTGCCTGCGCAGATTGGAAGAGGTGGAGTTATGGGTGTGACAAATATCCATCTGACTGATGAGGAAGCTCAGAGGCTCAGGGACTCGGCTAAGACCATCCTGGAGGTGCAAAGTCAGTTGGGGCTTTAA